The following coding sequences lie in one Pseudomonas sp. B33.4 genomic window:
- the acs gene encoding acetate--CoA ligase yields the protein MSAASLYPVRPEVLANTLTDEATYKAMYQQSVVNPDGFWREQAQRLDWIKPFTTVKQTSFDDHHVDIKWFADGTLNVSYNCLDRHLAERGDQVAIIWEGDDPSESRNITYRELHEQVCKLANALRGQDVHRGDVVTIYMPMIPEAVVAMLACTRIGAIHSVVFGGFSPEALAGRIIDCKSKVVITADEGIRAGKKISLKANVDDALTNPETSSIQKVIVCKRTGGDIKWNQHRDIWYEDLMKVAGTVCAPKEMGAEEALFILYTSGSTGKPKGVQHTTGGYLLYAAMTHERVFDYRPGEVYWCTADVGWVTGHSYIVYGPLANGATTLLFEGVPNYPDITRVAKIVDKHKVNILYTAPTAIRAMMASGQAAVEGADGSSLRLLGSVGEPINPEAWDWYYKNVGKSRCPIVDTWWQTETGGNMMSPLPGAHALKPGSAARPFFGVVPALVDNLGNIIEGEAEGNLVILDSWPGQARTLYGDHDRFVDTYFKTFRGMYFTGDGARRDADGYYWITGRVDDVLNVSGHRMGTAEIESAMVAHPKVAEAAVVGVPHDIKGQGIYVYVTLKNGEEPTEQLRLELKNWVRKEIGPIASPDVIQWAPGLPKTRSGKIMRRILRKIATAEYDGLGDISTLADPGVVQHLIDTHKTMNVA from the coding sequence ATGAGTGCGGCTTCTCTGTATCCCGTTCGTCCCGAGGTTCTGGCTAACACGCTGACTGACGAGGCGACCTACAAAGCCATGTACCAGCAGTCGGTCGTCAACCCTGACGGCTTCTGGCGCGAGCAAGCCCAGCGTCTCGACTGGATCAAACCTTTCACCACGGTGAAACAGACGTCGTTCGACGATCACCATGTCGACATCAAGTGGTTTGCCGACGGCACCCTGAACGTTTCCTACAACTGCCTCGACCGTCATCTGGCCGAGCGCGGCGATCAAGTCGCGATCATCTGGGAAGGCGACGATCCTTCCGAGAGCCGCAACATCACCTACCGCGAACTGCACGAACAAGTGTGCAAACTCGCCAACGCCCTGCGTGGTCAGGACGTGCACCGTGGCGACGTGGTGACCATTTATATGCCGATGATTCCCGAAGCCGTGGTCGCCATGCTGGCCTGCACCCGGATCGGCGCGATTCACTCGGTGGTGTTCGGCGGTTTCTCGCCGGAAGCTCTGGCCGGTCGCATCATCGACTGCAAATCGAAAGTGGTGATCACCGCTGACGAAGGCATTCGCGCCGGCAAGAAGATTTCCCTCAAGGCCAACGTCGACGACGCGCTGACCAACCCGGAAACCAGCAGCATCCAGAAAGTCATCGTCTGCAAGCGCACCGGTGGCGACATCAAGTGGAACCAGCATCGCGACATCTGGTACGAAGACCTGATGAAAGTGGCGGGCACCGTTTGCGCGCCGAAAGAGATGGGCGCGGAAGAAGCGCTGTTCATCCTTTATACCTCCGGCTCCACCGGCAAGCCGAAGGGCGTGCAACACACCACCGGCGGTTATCTGCTATACGCGGCGATGACCCACGAGCGCGTGTTCGACTACCGTCCGGGCGAGGTTTACTGGTGCACCGCCGACGTCGGCTGGGTCACCGGCCACAGCTACATCGTCTACGGCCCGCTGGCCAACGGCGCGACCACGCTGCTGTTCGAAGGCGTGCCGAACTACCCGGACATCACCCGGGTGGCGAAGATTGTCGACAAGCACAAGGTCAACATCCTCTACACCGCGCCGACTGCGATTCGCGCAATGATGGCCTCGGGTCAGGCCGCGGTTGAAGGTGCGGATGGCAGCAGCCTGCGTCTGCTCGGTTCGGTCGGCGAGCCGATCAACCCGGAAGCCTGGGACTGGTACTACAAGAATGTCGGCAAGTCGCGTTGCCCGATCGTTGATACCTGGTGGCAGACCGAGACTGGCGGCAACATGATGAGCCCGCTGCCGGGTGCGCATGCGCTGAAGCCGGGTTCGGCGGCGCGTCCGTTCTTTGGTGTGGTGCCGGCGCTGGTCGATAACCTCGGTAACATCATCGAGGGCGAGGCTGAAGGCAATCTGGTGATTCTCGATTCGTGGCCAGGTCAGGCGCGCACGCTGTATGGCGACCATGACCGTTTCGTTGATACCTACTTCAAGACTTTCCGTGGCATGTACTTCACCGGTGACGGCGCACGTCGTGATGCCGATGGTTACTACTGGATCACCGGGCGTGTCGATGACGTGCTCAACGTGTCCGGTCACCGCATGGGCACGGCCGAGATCGAGAGCGCAATGGTTGCTCACCCTAAAGTCGCTGAAGCGGCGGTGGTGGGTGTGCCGCATGACATCAAGGGGCAGGGCATTTATGTCTATGTCACGTTGAAGAATGGCGAGGAGCCGACCGAGCAACTGCGTCTGGAGCTAAAGAACTGGGTGCGTAAAGAGATCGGGCCGATTGCTTCGCCGGACGTGATCCAGTGGGCGCCGGGGCTGCCGAAGACCCGTTCGGGCAAGATCATGCGCCGCATTCTGCGCAAGATTGCCACGGCGGAATACGATGGGTTGGGGGATATCTCGACGCTGGCGGATCCGGGTGTGGTGCAGCATTTGATTGATACGCACAAGACCATGAATGTTGCTTAA
- a CDS encoding Bro-N domain-containing protein, whose protein sequence is MSDPCSVTVFSRHNLSLHALLIENQPWFSARDFGRLMGFHLNDRVVNKLDGDQRRVMWIEYFREPEQQLMLSESGVYALLVYHYVPGNRLLREWLTNEVVPTLRDAADSGDSNRPMLSLLDWPEMSLSLLHWQDEGWIRLRDMPYLLNDKNPRRAPLEKPWWRRVTQVFHSSKHSMG, encoded by the coding sequence ATGTCTGATCCATGCTCGGTAACTGTTTTCTCTCGCCACAACCTTTCTCTACATGCCCTCCTAATAGAAAACCAGCCTTGGTTCTCCGCTCGTGACTTCGGCCGCTTGATGGGTTTCCATCTGAATGATCGGGTAGTCAACAAGCTGGATGGCGATCAGCGCCGCGTCATGTGGATTGAGTACTTTCGAGAACCCGAACAGCAGTTGATGCTCAGTGAATCCGGGGTATATGCACTGTTGGTGTATCACTACGTACCGGGGAATCGGTTGTTGCGAGAGTGGTTGACCAATGAGGTAGTGCCAACCTTGCGGGATGCTGCAGATTCAGGAGATTCGAACCGGCCAATGTTGAGCTTGTTGGATTGGCCGGAGATGTCTTTGAGTTTGCTGCATTGGCAGGATGAGGGGTGGATTCGCCTGCGGGATATGCCTTACCTGTTAAACGATAAAAACCCACGACGAGCTCCTCTAGAGAAACCCTGGTGGCGAAGGGTCACGCAGGTGTTTCATTCTTCGAAGCACTCGATGGGCTAG
- a CDS encoding HNH endonuclease, with product MSDKKKDTDWTVAEIEAAVDAYLKMFELERIGQKFNKAHENRVLRASALHNRTEGSVEFRMQNISAVLLRMHREYIKGYKPARNVGTNVEPAIRAVLIAKGVTLGDPTVATADEEALEQRALALEKLPLEDEPAGIVKPKRAPAQSTAFIRDPKVRAWVRQKAKGICEGCGEPAPFTKNDSPYLEVHHVKHLANKGSDRISNAVALCPNCHRRCHHSNDSKEFTESLYARVERLKREYPNRKTM from the coding sequence ATGAGCGACAAGAAAAAAGACACTGACTGGACTGTTGCTGAGATTGAGGCAGCGGTTGATGCCTACCTGAAAATGTTTGAGCTTGAGCGAATCGGCCAAAAATTCAACAAGGCACATGAGAATCGCGTACTGCGTGCATCTGCCCTACACAACCGCACTGAAGGCTCGGTTGAATTCCGCATGCAGAACATCTCTGCCGTTTTATTAAGAATGCATAGGGAATACATCAAAGGGTACAAGCCAGCTAGAAACGTTGGGACTAATGTTGAGCCAGCCATCCGGGCAGTATTGATTGCCAAAGGGGTAACGCTTGGGGATCCAACGGTTGCGACTGCGGATGAAGAAGCACTAGAGCAGAGAGCTCTGGCGCTAGAGAAACTGCCTCTTGAAGACGAACCTGCGGGGATTGTGAAGCCGAAGCGCGCTCCCGCCCAAAGCACTGCATTTATACGTGATCCGAAGGTTAGAGCCTGGGTCCGTCAGAAAGCCAAAGGGATATGTGAAGGGTGCGGTGAACCGGCGCCGTTCACTAAAAATGACTCGCCTTACCTTGAAGTTCATCACGTGAAGCATTTGGCGAATAAGGGTTCTGATCGAATCAGCAATGCTGTAGCGCTTTGTCCGAACTGTCATCGGCGCTGCCATCACTCGAATGACAGCAAAGAGTTCACCGAGTCGCTTTATGCCAGGGTCGAACGGTTGAAGCGTGAGTACCCGAACCGCAAAACTATGTGA
- a CDS encoding ribonucleotide-diphosphate reductase subunit beta has translation MLSWDEFDKEDSEVAAVKGANAGHATEANMDRLDNAGGAAAIEARAVTADDSAAVARAKAALNSLDVAEGLAELEGASARVAVDEKRMINCRADLNQLVPFKYDWAWQKYLDGCANHWMPQEVNMTADIALWKDPEGLTDDERRIVMRNLGFFSTADSLVANNLVLAVYRLITNPECRQYILRQAFEEAIHTHAYQYCIESLAMDEGEIFNMYHEIPSVAKKAAWGLKYTRSISDPKFETGTPDTDKELLRNLIAYYCVLEGIFFYCGFTQILSMGRRNKMTGVAEQFQYILRDESMHLNFGIDVINQIKIENPHLWDAEMKEEATQMILQGTQLEIEYARDTMPRGVLGMNAAMMEDYLKFIANRRLSQIGLKEEYPGTTNPFPWMSEIMDLKKEKNFFETRVIEYQTGGALSWD, from the coding sequence ATGCTGAGCTGGGACGAATTCGACAAAGAAGACAGTGAAGTAGCAGCAGTGAAAGGCGCCAACGCCGGCCACGCTACTGAAGCCAACATGGACCGCCTCGACAACGCTGGCGGTGCCGCCGCAATCGAAGCCCGCGCCGTGACCGCCGACGACTCCGCCGCTGTCGCCCGCGCCAAGGCTGCACTGAACTCCCTCGACGTTGCCGAAGGCCTCGCCGAACTCGAAGGCGCCTCCGCCCGTGTCGCCGTTGACGAAAAGCGCATGATCAACTGCCGCGCCGACCTCAACCAACTCGTGCCATTCAAGTACGACTGGGCCTGGCAGAAGTACCTGGACGGTTGCGCAAACCACTGGATGCCGCAAGAAGTCAACATGACCGCCGACATCGCCCTCTGGAAAGACCCGGAAGGCCTGACCGACGACGAGCGCCGCATCGTCATGCGCAACCTCGGCTTCTTCTCCACCGCCGACTCCCTGGTTGCCAACAACCTGGTACTGGCCGTGTACCGCCTGATCACCAACCCGGAATGCCGCCAGTACATCCTGCGCCAGGCTTTCGAAGAAGCGATCCACACCCACGCCTACCAGTACTGCATCGAATCGCTGGCCATGGATGAAGGCGAGATCTTCAACATGTACCACGAGATCCCATCGGTCGCCAAAAAGGCAGCCTGGGGCCTGAAATACACCCGTTCGATTTCCGATCCGAAGTTCGAAACCGGCACCCCGGACACCGACAAAGAGTTGCTGCGCAACCTGATCGCTTACTACTGCGTTCTGGAAGGCATCTTCTTCTACTGCGGCTTCACCCAGATCCTCTCCATGGGCCGCCGCAACAAAATGACCGGCGTCGCCGAGCAGTTCCAATACATCCTGCGCGACGAATCCATGCACCTGAACTTCGGCATCGACGTGATCAACCAGATCAAAATCGAAAACCCGCATTTGTGGGATGCCGAAATGAAGGAAGAAGCGACCCAGATGATTCTGCAGGGTACGCAGCTGGAGATCGAATACGCGCGTGACACCATGCCTCGCGGGGTGTTGGGTATGAATGCGGCGATGATGGAGGACTATCTGAAGTTCATCGCTAACCGTCGTTTGAGCCAGATTGGTTTGAAGGAAGAGTATCCAGGGACGACTAACCCGTTCCCTTGGATGAGCGAGATTATGGACTTGAAGAAAGAGAAGAATTTCTTTGAGACTCGCGTGATCGAATACCAAACTGGTGGTGCGCTGAGCTGGGACTAA
- a CDS encoding ABC transporter ATP-binding protein, whose protein sequence is MYKLEVQDLHKRYGSHEVLKGVSLKAAAGDVISIIGSSGSGKSTFLRCINLLEQPHAGKILLNNEELKLVANKDGALKAADPKQLQRMRSRLSMVFQHFNLWSHMTALENIMEAPVHVLGVSKAEAREKAEHYLNKVGVAHRKDAFPGHMSGGEQQRVAIARALAMEPEVMLFDEPTSALDPELVGDVLKVMQALAQEGRTMVVVTHEMGFAREVSNQLVFLHKGVVEESGNPREVLVNPQSERLQQFLSGSLK, encoded by the coding sequence ATGTACAAACTTGAAGTCCAAGACCTGCATAAACGCTATGGCAGTCACGAAGTGCTCAAGGGCGTGTCCCTGAAAGCGGCAGCCGGCGATGTGATCAGCATCATCGGCTCCAGTGGCTCCGGCAAAAGTACTTTCCTGCGCTGCATCAACCTGCTCGAGCAGCCGCACGCGGGCAAGATTCTGCTCAACAACGAAGAGCTGAAACTGGTAGCGAACAAGGACGGCGCGCTGAAGGCCGCTGATCCGAAGCAGCTGCAACGCATGCGTTCGCGCCTGTCGATGGTGTTCCAGCATTTCAACCTGTGGTCGCACATGACCGCGCTGGAAAACATCATGGAAGCGCCGGTGCATGTACTCGGCGTGTCCAAGGCTGAAGCCCGCGAGAAAGCCGAGCACTACCTGAACAAGGTCGGCGTGGCCCATCGTAAGGATGCTTTCCCTGGGCACATGTCCGGTGGCGAACAGCAGCGTGTGGCGATTGCCCGTGCGCTGGCGATGGAGCCGGAAGTGATGCTGTTCGACGAACCGACCTCGGCCCTCGACCCGGAACTGGTGGGCGACGTGCTGAAAGTCATGCAAGCGCTGGCGCAGGAAGGTCGCACCATGGTTGTGGTTACGCACGAAATGGGTTTTGCCCGTGAAGTGTCGAACCAGTTGGTGTTCCTGCACAAAGGTGTTGTTGAAGAGAGCGGCAACCCGCGTGAAGTGCTGGTCAATCCGCAATCGGAACGTTTGCAGCAATTCCTCTCGGGCAGCTTGAAATAA
- a CDS encoding ABC transporter permease, which yields MLKGYGAVILDGAWLTLQLALSSMALAIVLGLIGVALRLSPVRWLAWLGDLYSTVIRGIPDLVLILLIFYGGQDLLNRVAPMLGYDDYIDLNPLAAGIGTLGFIFGAYLSETFRGAFMAIPKGQAEAGMAYGMSSFQVFFRVMVPQMIRLAIPGFTNNWLVLTKATALISVVGLQDMMFKAKQAADATREPFTFFLAVAAMYLVITSVSLLILRQLEKRYSVGVRAADL from the coding sequence ATGTTGAAAGGCTACGGGGCTGTCATCCTCGATGGCGCATGGCTGACGCTTCAGCTCGCCTTGTCGTCCATGGCTCTGGCCATCGTTCTCGGGCTGATCGGTGTTGCGTTGCGCCTGTCGCCGGTGCGCTGGCTGGCCTGGCTGGGCGATCTGTATTCCACGGTGATCCGCGGGATTCCCGATCTGGTGCTGATCCTGCTGATCTTCTACGGCGGTCAGGACTTGCTCAACCGCGTCGCACCGATGCTCGGCTATGACGACTACATCGACCTGAATCCACTGGCCGCCGGTATCGGCACCCTCGGTTTCATCTTCGGTGCGTACCTGTCGGAAACCTTCCGTGGCGCGTTCATGGCGATCCCTAAAGGTCAGGCCGAAGCGGGCATGGCATACGGCATGAGCAGTTTTCAGGTGTTCTTCCGGGTGATGGTGCCGCAGATGATTCGTCTGGCGATTCCTGGCTTCACCAACAACTGGCTGGTACTGACCAAGGCGACCGCGCTGATTTCCGTGGTCGGTCTGCAAGACATGATGTTCAAGGCCAAGCAGGCGGCAGATGCCACCCGCGAGCCTTTCACCTTCTTCCTCGCAGTGGCGGCGATGTACCTGGTGATCACCAGTGTTTCGTTGCTGATTCTGCGTCAACTTGAGAAGCGCTACTCGGTAGGCGTAAGGGCGGCTGATCTATGA
- a CDS encoding ABC transporter permease, producing MIFDYNVIWEAMPLYLGGLLTTLKLLALSLFFGLLAALPLGLMRVSKNPVVNGAAWLYTYVIRGTPMLVQLFLIYYGLAQFEAVRESFLWPWLSSATFCACLAFAVNTSAYTAEIIAGSLKATPNGEIEAAKAMGMSRFKLYKRILLPSALRRALPQYSNEVIMMLQTTSLASIVTLIDITGAARTVNAQFYLPFEAYITAGVFYLCLTFILVKLFKLAERRWLSYLAPRKH from the coding sequence ATGATCTTCGACTACAACGTCATTTGGGAGGCCATGCCGCTGTACCTCGGCGGGCTGTTGACCACCCTCAAACTGCTCGCACTGTCGCTGTTTTTCGGTCTGCTGGCGGCACTGCCGCTGGGGCTGATGCGCGTCTCGAAGAACCCGGTCGTCAACGGTGCGGCGTGGCTTTACACCTACGTGATCCGTGGCACGCCGATGCTGGTGCAGCTGTTCCTGATCTACTACGGTCTGGCGCAGTTCGAAGCGGTCCGCGAAAGCTTCTTGTGGCCATGGCTGTCCAGCGCAACGTTCTGTGCGTGCCTGGCCTTCGCGGTCAACACCAGCGCCTACACCGCGGAAATCATCGCCGGCAGCCTCAAGGCCACGCCGAACGGTGAGATCGAAGCGGCGAAAGCCATGGGCATGTCGCGCTTCAAACTGTACAAGCGCATCCTGCTGCCATCGGCCCTGCGCCGGGCGCTGCCGCAGTACAGCAACGAAGTGATCATGATGCTGCAGACCACCAGTCTGGCCTCCATCGTGACCTTGATCGACATCACCGGCGCGGCACGTACCGTCAACGCACAGTTCTATCTGCCGTTCGAGGCGTACATCACCGCTGGCGTGTTCTACCTGTGCCTGACGTTCATTCTGGTCAAGCTGTTCAAACTGGCCGAGCGTCGCTGGTTGAGCTACCTGGCCCCGCGGAAGCACTGA
- a CDS encoding ABC transporter substrate-binding protein, translating into MKKLVLLGALALSVLSMNAFADEKPLKIGIEAAYPPFASKAPDGSIVGFDYDIGNALCEQMQVKCVWVEQEFDGLIPALKVRKIDAILSSMSITEDRKKSVDFTNKYYNTPARLVMKAGTQVSENLSELKGKNIGVQRGSIHERFAREVLAPLGAEIKPYGSQNEIYLDVAAGRLDGTVADATLLQDGFLNTDAGKGFAFAGPAFTDVKYFGDGVGIAVRKGDALKDKINAAIAAIRENGKYKAIQDKYFAFDIYGK; encoded by the coding sequence ATGAAGAAACTTGTGCTGCTTGGCGCCCTGGCACTGTCCGTGCTGTCGATGAACGCCTTCGCTGACGAAAAACCTCTGAAGATCGGTATCGAAGCGGCTTACCCTCCGTTCGCCTCGAAAGCACCGGATGGCAGCATCGTTGGTTTCGACTACGACATCGGCAACGCTCTGTGCGAGCAGATGCAGGTCAAGTGTGTGTGGGTCGAGCAAGAGTTCGACGGTCTGATCCCGGCACTGAAAGTGCGCAAGATCGACGCAATCCTGTCGTCGATGTCGATCACCGAAGACCGCAAGAAGTCGGTCGACTTCACCAACAAGTACTACAACACCCCGGCACGTCTGGTCATGAAGGCCGGTACTCAGGTCAGCGAAAACCTGAGCGAGCTGAAGGGCAAGAACATCGGCGTACAGCGTGGTTCGATCCACGAGCGTTTCGCCCGCGAAGTTCTGGCTCCACTGGGTGCCGAGATCAAGCCGTACGGCTCGCAGAACGAAATCTACCTCGACGTGGCCGCTGGTCGCCTCGACGGTACCGTGGCTGACGCTACCCTGCTGCAAGATGGCTTCCTCAACACCGACGCCGGCAAAGGTTTCGCCTTCGCAGGCCCGGCGTTCACCGACGTCAAATACTTCGGCGACGGCGTAGGCATTGCAGTGCGCAAGGGCGACGCCCTGAAAGACAAGATCAACGCGGCCATCGCGGCCATTCGCGAAAATGGCAAATACAAAGCAATCCAGGACAAGTACTTCGCCTTCGATATCTACGGCAAGTAA
- a CDS encoding M14 family metallopeptidase yields MERIDHVLPWSHLGSERKISVFRFGHGERKAYIQASLHADELPGMRTAWELKKRLGELEAKGLLNGVIELVPVANPLGLGQLLQGNHQGRFEAGSGKNFNRDFVELSAPVAAALAESLGDDPHANVRLIRQAMADHLAALPEASSQLQGMQRVLLSHACTADVVLDLHCDAEAALHMYALPQHWPQWRSLAAHLNVKVGLLAEDSGGSSFDEACSLPWLRLSRQFPDAQIPLVCLATTIELGGQADTGRAEACAYAEGILAFLAEQGLITGEWPKPAHEACEGMPFEGTELLFAPHPGVVSFLRKPGEWVEAGDEIFEVIDPLSDRVSTVCAGTSGVLFAIERLRYAQPGFWLAKVAGREALRHGRLLND; encoded by the coding sequence ATGGAACGCATCGACCACGTATTGCCGTGGAGCCATTTGGGCAGCGAGCGCAAAATTTCGGTGTTCCGCTTTGGCCACGGCGAGCGCAAGGCCTACATTCAGGCCAGTCTGCACGCTGACGAATTGCCGGGCATGCGCACCGCTTGGGAGCTGAAAAAGCGCCTCGGTGAACTCGAAGCCAAAGGCCTGCTCAACGGTGTCATCGAGCTGGTGCCAGTCGCCAACCCGTTGGGTCTCGGGCAGTTGCTGCAAGGCAATCACCAGGGACGTTTCGAGGCGGGCAGCGGCAAGAATTTCAACCGTGATTTCGTTGAGCTGAGCGCGCCGGTTGCGGCCGCGCTGGCCGAGAGTCTCGGTGATGATCCGCACGCCAATGTGCGCCTGATCCGTCAGGCCATGGCTGATCATCTGGCGGCATTGCCGGAGGCAAGCAGCCAGTTGCAAGGCATGCAGCGCGTGTTGCTCAGCCATGCCTGCACCGCCGATGTGGTGCTTGATCTGCATTGCGATGCCGAAGCCGCGTTGCACATGTACGCATTGCCGCAGCACTGGCCGCAGTGGCGTTCGCTGGCTGCGCACCTGAATGTGAAGGTCGGATTGCTCGCGGAAGATTCCGGCGGCAGTTCGTTCGATGAAGCGTGCTCGTTGCCGTGGTTGCGTCTGTCGCGGCAGTTCCCTGATGCGCAGATTCCGTTGGTGTGTCTGGCCACGACCATTGAGCTGGGCGGTCAGGCCGATACCGGTCGCGCCGAAGCTTGCGCGTATGCTGAGGGCATTCTGGCGTTCCTCGCCGAGCAAGGTTTGATCACTGGCGAGTGGCCGAAACCGGCGCACGAAGCCTGTGAAGGCATGCCGTTCGAAGGCACCGAGTTGCTGTTCGCGCCACATCCGGGCGTGGTGAGTTTTCTGCGCAAGCCTGGCGAATGGGTCGAGGCGGGCGACGAGATTTTTGAAGTGATTGATCCTCTGTCCGATCGGGTCAGCACGGTATGTGCTGGTACCTCCGGGGTGCTGTTTGCCATTGAACGGCTGCGTTATGCCCAACCCGGTTTCTGGCTGGCCAAGGTGGCGGGGCGCGAAGCGCTGCGTCACGGGCGCTTGCTCAACGACTGA
- a CDS encoding DUF2790 domain-containing protein gives MKALLVLALSSLCATAMADEAPTDVAQQQPVIEEYTYSTHLDIANVVSISEIPNVCEVVPAKMEYDDSKGQRHILRYSVMGNGCTN, from the coding sequence ATGAAAGCTTTATTGGTTCTGGCCCTCAGCAGTCTGTGCGCAACCGCCATGGCAGATGAGGCCCCGACTGATGTCGCACAGCAACAACCGGTGATCGAGGAATACACTTACTCCACCCACCTGGACATCGCCAACGTTGTATCGATAAGTGAAATTCCCAACGTCTGCGAAGTAGTACCGGCAAAAATGGAGTACGACGACTCCAAAGGTCAGCGCCACATCCTGCGTTACAGTGTCATGGGCAACGGCTGCACCAATTGA
- the argR gene encoding transcriptional regulator ArgR: MTAHRIGFLIWPSTKALTLALAEEALRVAQRVHPDVVYELSFLQAEAITGTGAEGAWQLPGEAWTGKLENFQKLFLLADEPPTTLAPALSSALKQLVRAGTVIGGLSAGVYPLAQLGLLDGYRAAVHWRWQDDFAERFPKVIATSHLFDWDRDRLTACGGMSVLDLLLAVLARDHGAELAGAVSEELVVERIREGGERQRIPLQNRLGSSHPKLTQAVLLMEANIEEPLTTDEIAQHVCVSRRQLERIFKQYLNRVPSQYYLELRLNKARQMLMQTSKSIIQIGLSCGFSSGPHFSSAYRNFFGATPREDRNQRRSSSPFELSSVPPERG, translated from the coding sequence ATGACTGCCCATCGAATTGGTTTCCTGATTTGGCCCAGCACTAAAGCGTTGACGCTGGCGCTGGCGGAGGAAGCCTTGCGTGTTGCTCAGCGTGTGCACCCGGACGTGGTCTACGAACTGTCGTTCCTGCAGGCCGAAGCCATTACAGGAACTGGGGCCGAAGGCGCCTGGCAATTGCCCGGTGAGGCCTGGACCGGCAAGCTCGAAAACTTCCAGAAACTGTTCCTGCTCGCTGACGAGCCACCGACCACACTTGCCCCGGCACTCAGCAGTGCGCTCAAGCAACTGGTGCGTGCCGGCACGGTCATCGGCGGTTTGTCCGCCGGTGTCTACCCGTTGGCGCAACTCGGTTTGCTCGACGGTTATCGCGCCGCGGTGCACTGGCGCTGGCAGGACGATTTTGCCGAGCGCTTCCCGAAAGTCATCGCCACCAGTCATCTGTTCGACTGGGATCGCGATCGCCTGACCGCGTGCGGCGGCATGTCGGTGCTCGATCTGTTGCTGGCGGTACTCGCCCGTGATCACGGTGCGGAACTGGCCGGTGCGGTCTCGGAAGAACTGGTCGTTGAGCGCATCCGCGAGGGTGGCGAGCGTCAGCGCATCCCGTTGCAGAACCGCCTCGGCTCCAGTCATCCGAAGCTCACCCAAGCGGTGTTGCTGATGGAAGCCAACATCGAAGAGCCGCTGACTACTGACGAAATCGCCCAGCACGTGTGCGTATCCCGTCGCCAGTTGGAACGGATCTTCAAGCAATACCTCAACCGTGTGCCGAGCCAGTACTACCTGGAACTGCGCCTGAACAAGGCCCGGCAGATGTTGATGCAAACCAGCAAGTCGATCATCCAGATCGGCCTGTCGTGTGGCTTCTCCTCAGGCCCGCATTTCTCCAGCGCCTACCGCAATTTCTTCGGCGCCACGCCGCGGGAAGATCGCAACCAGCGGCGCAGCAGCAGCCCGTTCGAATTGTCGTCGGTGCCGCCTGAACGTGGCTAA
- a CDS encoding DUF6933 domain-containing protein, translating into MLIFNCTEAASKFFSRVHKGKKITPVDANPPSSIIEDDESSGADEQWLVHAITVQRKHVLLVIHVQTRYCLIFADAKKADTEDFVDRFVDRWVKGIVINAHHHDLGQWLNPELMLARLKQTCEHQRFYRRSHRSAQKHIDEIAWMFQDKVAHTGSLPPDDITAMVFDEQMNDTPRNSKGAKSYYFPDEEMALHWLRHYCFLDDVQLHTAKERRQQMAREIAALEHEAWLKKYEQEHSNS; encoded by the coding sequence ATGTTGATCTTCAATTGCACCGAAGCCGCCAGCAAATTCTTCAGCCGTGTTCACAAGGGCAAAAAGATCACGCCGGTGGATGCTAATCCGCCGTCCTCCATCATTGAAGATGATGAGTCGAGCGGCGCTGACGAGCAGTGGCTGGTGCACGCGATAACGGTACAACGCAAGCATGTGTTGCTGGTCATTCACGTCCAGACCCGCTATTGCCTGATTTTCGCTGATGCGAAAAAGGCTGACACAGAAGACTTTGTTGATCGATTTGTGGATCGTTGGGTCAAGGGGATAGTGATCAACGCACATCATCATGACCTCGGGCAGTGGCTTAACCCGGAGTTGATGTTGGCGCGGCTGAAACAGACTTGTGAGCATCAACGGTTCTATCGACGTAGCCATCGCAGCGCGCAAAAACACATTGATGAGATTGCATGGATGTTCCAGGACAAGGTCGCCCATACGGGGTCTTTGCCACCGGATGACATCACAGCGATGGTATTCGACGAGCAAATGAATGACACGCCCAGGAACAGCAAGGGCGCCAAGTCTTACTACTTTCCGGATGAGGAAATGGCGCTTCACTGGTTGCGTCACTACTGCTTTCTCGATGACGTCCAGCTTCATACTGCCAAGGAACGTCGCCAACAAATGGCTCGGGAAATTGCGGCCCTTGAGCACGAAGCCTGGCTTAAAAAGTACGAGCAAGAACACTCGAATAGTTAA